Proteins from a genomic interval of Blastocatellia bacterium:
- a CDS encoding alcohol dehydrogenase catalytic domain-containing protein codes for MTQTMQAIVFQGEGRWQLDDVPMPEIVADDDVLLKVDRVSICGTDVHILSVPPGHPATPGSILGHEYVATVVEVGRAVRHVAPGDRVVVDPNLTCGFCDYCRRGMTNFCENMTSLGIFRHGGLAEFNVAPARALHKISPSVAPERASLAEPLSCVFPAFEKAQFIPGESVVILGGGPIGLMFLMLFKTAGAATVIVTEPADFRRRKAIELGADAVIDPTKEDVGEAVRSVTPLGADVVVDAVGTLLPEAVGLARRGGRVVLFGMNQQAERPINQYWLTRYEISITGSYIQRTAFPFVVRLLEAGLLPVEKLISHRLRLSEFGLGLEALRRGEALKVSITP; via the coding sequence ATGACACAAACAATGCAGGCGATTGTTTTCCAGGGGGAAGGTCGCTGGCAGTTGGACGATGTACCGATGCCGGAGATCGTTGCTGACGACGACGTTCTTCTGAAAGTTGATCGCGTAAGCATCTGCGGAACAGATGTGCATATTCTTTCTGTACCACCGGGCCATCCGGCCACGCCGGGAAGCATTCTTGGCCATGAGTACGTTGCGACGGTCGTTGAGGTGGGCCGAGCGGTGCGCCACGTCGCGCCCGGAGATCGCGTGGTCGTTGATCCCAATCTGACCTGTGGGTTCTGCGACTATTGCCGTCGAGGAATGACAAACTTCTGTGAGAACATGACATCGCTTGGGATCTTCAGACATGGCGGGCTGGCCGAATTCAACGTCGCTCCGGCTCGGGCCCTGCACAAGATAAGTCCGTCCGTTGCGCCGGAGCGAGCAAGTCTGGCCGAGCCGCTGTCCTGCGTTTTTCCAGCCTTCGAGAAAGCCCAGTTCATTCCGGGAGAATCGGTGGTGATTCTCGGAGGCGGACCGATTGGACTCATGTTCCTTATGTTGTTTAAGACGGCTGGAGCAGCAACTGTGATCGTCACCGAACCCGCCGATTTTCGACGCCGCAAGGCAATCGAGCTAGGTGCCGATGCAGTCATTGATCCAACCAAGGAGGATGTGGGTGAGGCCGTGCGATCTGTGACGCCCCTTGGAGCCGACGTCGTGGTGGATGCAGTGGGAACACTTTTGCCCGAAGCCGTTGGGCTTGCCCGGCGCGGGGGACGTGTCGTGCTCTTCGGCATGAACCAACAGGCGGAGCGCCCGATCAACCAGTACTGGCTCACCCGTTATGAGATCTCCATCACGGGATCTTACATCCAGCGCACGGCCTTCCCCTTCGTCGTTCGTCTCCTGGAAGCGGGATTATTGCCCGTGGAGAAGCTCATCTCACATCGGCTCCGGCTGAGTGAGTTCGGCCTGGGACTCGAAGCCCTGCGTCGAGGGGAGGCGCTCAAAGTCTCGATTACGCCCTGA